A genomic stretch from Streptomyces sp. QL37 includes:
- a CDS encoding NADH-quinone oxidoreductase subunit A: MADVPGPTVLASDYFQSYSVVGLLALVGVVFVAVAFGAGRLLRPVVPTPEKLLTYECGVDPVGEGWAHTQVRYYVYAFLYVIFAVDSIFLFPWATVFAAPGYGATTLVEMFIFLGFLAVGLLYAWKKGVLEWA, translated from the coding sequence GTGGCGGACGTGCCGGGACCGACCGTTCTCGCGTCGGACTACTTCCAGAGCTACTCAGTGGTCGGACTGCTCGCCCTGGTGGGCGTGGTGTTCGTCGCCGTCGCCTTCGGGGCCGGCCGGCTGCTGAGGCCCGTGGTCCCAACGCCGGAGAAACTCCTCACGTACGAGTGCGGCGTGGACCCCGTGGGCGAGGGCTGGGCCCACACCCAGGTTCGCTATTACGTGTACGCCTTCCTGTACGTGATCTTCGCCGTCGACTCGATCTTCCTGTTCCCGTGGGCGACGGTCTTCGCGGCCCCCGGTTACGGGGCGACGACGCTGGTGGAGATGTTCATCTTCCTCGGTTTCCTGGCCGTGGGACTGCTCTACGCATGGAAGAAGGGCGTCCTCGAATGGGCGTGA
- a CDS encoding NADH-quinone oxidoreductase subunit C, producing MTAPDLYSTLPDAVTDVFGPDATAAHAYDLLTVDVPAASWTAALETARDELGCTYFDWLSAVDEPGTGFRVCAHVAAVGGGTVRRLLVRTTVPHDAATLPTAVGVYAGAAWHERETHEMFGIGFEDHPHLVPLLLPESFEGHPLRKDFVLAARVAKAWPGAKEPGESEHGGPKRRTMLPPGVPDPNEWGPLKGQLPPAPARPARGARAAGDRPVRRTRSASEGSAGRRPDAAETPQPAAPPRRTRSVSQGSASQTAGPAAAPPAGAGDDGGTAPAKGAAGGADAPWHDARPAFDDTPKRPAPEQPAPEQPAPEPPAPEPPTPSTEAAQPSEPEPSSETPAQPSEPEPSSETPAQDDADPAPDSAGERKDTSDSSSRTDRTDRSAGPDRPAGGDTA from the coding sequence GTGACCGCCCCGGACCTCTACAGCACGCTGCCCGATGCCGTCACCGACGTCTTCGGCCCGGACGCCACCGCCGCGCACGCGTACGACCTGCTGACCGTCGACGTCCCGGCCGCCTCCTGGACCGCCGCCCTCGAAACGGCCCGCGACGAGCTGGGCTGCACCTACTTCGACTGGCTGAGCGCCGTCGACGAACCGGGCACCGGCTTCCGTGTCTGCGCCCATGTCGCGGCCGTCGGCGGGGGCACGGTCCGGCGCCTGCTGGTCCGCACGACCGTCCCGCACGACGCGGCCACCCTGCCCACCGCCGTCGGCGTCTACGCGGGCGCCGCGTGGCACGAGCGCGAGACGCACGAGATGTTCGGCATCGGCTTCGAGGACCACCCCCATCTGGTCCCGCTGCTGCTGCCCGAGAGTTTCGAGGGCCACCCGCTGCGCAAGGACTTCGTCCTGGCGGCCAGGGTCGCCAAGGCCTGGCCGGGGGCGAAGGAGCCGGGAGAGTCCGAACACGGCGGGCCCAAGCGGCGGACCATGCTGCCGCCCGGGGTGCCCGATCCCAACGAATGGGGCCCGCTCAAGGGACAGCTCCCGCCCGCACCCGCCCGCCCCGCCCGAGGGGCCCGCGCGGCGGGCGACCGCCCGGTGCGCCGGACCCGCAGTGCGAGCGAGGGCTCGGCGGGCCGGCGGCCGGACGCGGCGGAGACCCCGCAGCCGGCGGCGCCACCACGCCGTACCCGCAGCGTCTCCCAGGGCTCGGCGAGCCAGACCGCAGGCCCTGCGGCCGCACCTCCGGCCGGTGCGGGGGACGACGGCGGCACGGCGCCCGCGAAGGGTGCGGCCGGCGGCGCGGACGCGCCCTGGCACGACGCGCGCCCCGCCTTCGACGACACCCCGAAGCGGCCTGCCCCGGAACAGCCCGCCCCGGAACAACCCGCCCCGGAACCGCCTGCCCCTGAACCGCCGACGCCGTCGACGGAGGCCGCGCAGCCGAGCGAGCCCGAGCCGTCGTCCGAGACCCCCGCGCAGCCGAGCGAGCCCGAGCCGTCGTCCGAGACCCCCGCGCAGGACGACGCCGACCCTGCTCCGGACAGCGCCGGCGAGCGTAAGGACACCTCCGACTCCTCATCCCGCACCGACCGCACCGACCGTTCCGCCGGTCCCGACCGTCCCGCCGGAGGCGATACCGCGTGA
- a CDS encoding NADH-quinone oxidoreductase subunit B — MGVTSRPNPEPPVSLPDPTPLPEPKRLGVLSRLAPEPMKVVLNWGRRYSLWVFNFGLACCAIEFIAASMARHDFIRLGVIPFAPGPRQADLMVVSGTVTDKMAPAVKRLYEQMPEPKYVISFGACSNCGGPYWDSYSVTKGVDQIIPVDVYVPGCPPRPEALLQGILKLQEKIARESLAERYSTEGTARPSAAALRSGLVEAPKAPGEEGK; from the coding sequence ATGGGCGTGACGAGCCGGCCGAACCCCGAACCCCCCGTGTCGCTGCCCGACCCGACGCCGCTGCCCGAGCCGAAGAGGCTCGGCGTGCTGTCCCGGCTCGCGCCCGAACCGATGAAGGTGGTCCTCAACTGGGGCCGCCGCTACAGCCTGTGGGTCTTCAACTTCGGACTCGCCTGCTGCGCCATCGAATTCATCGCCGCCTCCATGGCGCGGCACGACTTCATCCGGCTCGGCGTCATCCCCTTCGCGCCCGGCCCCCGGCAGGCCGACCTGATGGTGGTGTCCGGCACGGTGACGGACAAGATGGCCCCCGCCGTGAAGCGGCTCTACGAGCAGATGCCCGAGCCGAAGTACGTCATCTCCTTCGGCGCCTGCTCCAACTGCGGCGGACCGTACTGGGATTCGTACTCCGTGACGAAGGGCGTCGACCAGATCATCCCCGTCGACGTCTACGTACCCGGCTGCCCGCCCCGGCCCGAGGCGCTCCTGCAGGGCATCCTCAAGCTGCAGGAGAAGATCGCCCGCGAATCGCTGGCCGAGCGGTACAGCACCGAGGGCACGGCCCGCCCGTCGGCCGCCGCCCTGCGCAGCGGTCTCGTCGAGGCCCCGAAGGCGCCGGGGGAGGAGGGGAAGTGA
- a CDS encoding response regulator transcription factor, whose translation MRVVIAEDSVLLREGLTRLLTDLGHDVVAGVGDAEALIKTVSDLAGQDALPDVVVADVRMPPTHTDEGVRAAVRLRKDYPDIGVLVLSQYVEEQYATELLAGSSRGVGYLLKDRVAEVREFVDAVVRVAQGGTALDPEVVAQLLGRSRKQDVLAGLTPREREVLGLMAEGRTNSAVARQLVVSDGAVEKHVSNIFLKLGLSPSDGDHRRVLAVLTYLNS comes from the coding sequence GTGCGGGTCGTCATCGCCGAGGATTCGGTGCTGCTCCGGGAGGGACTCACCCGGCTGCTGACCGATCTGGGGCACGACGTCGTCGCGGGGGTCGGGGACGCCGAGGCGCTGATCAAGACGGTGAGCGACCTCGCGGGGCAGGACGCGCTGCCGGACGTGGTGGTCGCCGATGTGCGGATGCCGCCGACCCACACCGACGAGGGCGTGCGGGCGGCGGTGCGGCTGCGCAAGGACTACCCGGACATCGGGGTGCTGGTGCTCTCGCAGTACGTCGAGGAGCAGTACGCCACCGAGCTGCTGGCCGGCAGCAGCCGCGGGGTGGGCTATCTGCTGAAGGACCGGGTCGCCGAGGTCAGGGAGTTCGTGGACGCCGTGGTCCGGGTGGCGCAGGGCGGGACCGCGCTGGACCCGGAGGTGGTGGCTCAGCTGCTGGGCCGCAGCCGCAAGCAGGACGTGCTGGCGGGGCTCACGCCGCGCGAGCGGGAGGTCCTGGGCCTGATGGCGGAGGGGCGTACGAATTCAGCCGTCGCCCGGCAGCTGGTGGTCAGCGACGGAGCGGTGGAGAAGCACGTCAGCAACATCTTCCTGAAACTCGGCCTGTCACCCAGTGACGGGGATCACCGGCGTGTTCTCGCTGTTCTCACTTATCTGAACTCGTGA
- a CDS encoding sensor histidine kinase, which yields MATAYGPDTRDQHRPGTGAGSYPPAKHFFPTALRAPFEARTWRELAYLLLSLPISVVLFSFAVTMVSLGLGMLITFLGIPILAAGLVMCRGFGVMERGRARGLLGLDIADPAPVRGKGGLMSWVGATLKSGVSWRHLLYAVLHMPWAVFAFTVAATFWFYGWAAFTYPLWHWVFPTYVGVDGIQLYGDGTHQFFLDSSFELGVTAALGLALVLITPWIIRGLATVDRVMVAGLLGPSRLATRVSELESDRGVVVDTAAADLRRIERDLHDGAQARLVALAMDLGLAKEKLDKDPEAAARMVDEAHGEVKVALQELRDLARGIHPAVLTDRGLDAALSAIASRCTVPVKVVVDLESRPAQAIEGIAYFTVSELLQNVSKHARATRASVDVWRAGDRLMLQVGDDGRGGAGVSTGSGLAGLTERLDAVDGILVVDSPAGGPTTVTAELPWRG from the coding sequence ATGGCCACGGCATACGGACCGGACACCCGGGACCAGCACAGGCCCGGCACCGGGGCGGGGAGCTACCCGCCGGCGAAGCACTTCTTCCCCACGGCGCTCCGCGCGCCCTTCGAGGCGCGTACGTGGCGCGAGCTGGCCTATCTGCTCCTGAGCCTGCCGATCAGCGTGGTGCTGTTCTCCTTCGCGGTGACGATGGTGTCGCTCGGCCTCGGCATGCTGATCACCTTCCTCGGCATTCCGATACTCGCCGCCGGCCTCGTCATGTGCCGCGGCTTCGGTGTCATGGAACGCGGCCGGGCGCGCGGACTGCTGGGGCTGGACATCGCGGATCCCGCGCCGGTCCGCGGCAAGGGCGGCCTGATGTCCTGGGTCGGCGCGACGCTGAAGAGCGGGGTGTCCTGGCGGCATCTCCTCTACGCGGTGCTGCACATGCCGTGGGCGGTGTTCGCGTTCACCGTGGCGGCGACCTTCTGGTTCTACGGCTGGGCCGCGTTCACGTACCCGCTGTGGCACTGGGTCTTCCCCACGTACGTGGGTGTCGACGGCATCCAGTTGTACGGGGACGGGACGCACCAGTTCTTCCTCGACTCGTCCTTCGAGCTGGGGGTCACCGCCGCGCTCGGCCTGGCTCTCGTGCTGATCACGCCGTGGATCATCCGGGGCCTGGCGACCGTGGACCGGGTCATGGTCGCGGGTCTGCTCGGCCCCTCCCGGCTGGCCACGAGGGTCTCGGAGCTGGAGTCGGACCGGGGAGTGGTCGTGGACACGGCCGCCGCGGACCTGCGCCGCATCGAACGCGACCTCCACGACGGCGCACAGGCCCGCCTCGTCGCCCTCGCCATGGATCTGGGGCTGGCGAAGGAGAAGCTCGACAAGGACCCCGAGGCCGCCGCGCGCATGGTCGACGAGGCCCACGGCGAGGTCAAGGTCGCCCTCCAGGAACTCCGCGACCTCGCCCGCGGCATCCACCCCGCCGTCCTCACCGACCGCGGACTCGACGCGGCGCTCTCCGCCATCGCCTCCCGCTGCACCGTCCCCGTGAAGGTCGTGGTGGACCTGGAGTCGCGCCCCGCGCAGGCCATCGAGGGCATCGCCTACTTCACGGTCTCCGAACTCCTCCAGAACGTCAGCAAGCACGCCCGGGCCACCCGTGCCTCGGTCGACGTGTGGCGGGCCGGCGACCGGCTGATGCTCCAGGTCGGCGATGACGGGCGCGGCGGAGCCGGTGTGTCGACGGGCAGCGGTCTCGCCGGGCTGACGGAGCGGCTGGACGCGGTGGACGGCATCCTCGTCGTCGACTCCCCCGCCGGCGGACCGACGACCGTCACGGCCGAGCTGCCCTGGCGGGGCTGA
- a CDS encoding sensor histidine kinase produces MTMSPSPPDNDRPPPARFAFDRWTWKEIAYLLANLPMAIVGFVYTVFLVGVGAGLSVTVIGLPLLALGLQGARGLGRAERGRARRMLGVRVEEPSPMARGRRDQGFFTWLWSGLKDPVGWRALLYSFIRLPWGVATFAVTLVSLFVLWPVLPYLARGLTNADRAMVRGLLSPSDELERRIAELESDRGVVVDTAAADLRRIERDLHDGAQARLVALAMGLGLAKEKLTDDPEAAARMVDEAHGEVKVALQELRDLARGIHPAVLTDRGLDAALSAIASRCTVPVTVSVELRARPAEAIEGIAYFTVSELLQNVSKHSRAGRASVDVWRSGDRLMLQVRDDGRGGARLDGGTGMSGLAERLGAVDGMFVLDSPEGGPTTVTAELPWRDRLASGADRAGAA; encoded by the coding sequence ATGACCATGAGCCCCTCCCCGCCGGACAACGACCGGCCGCCGCCCGCGCGCTTCGCCTTCGACCGGTGGACCTGGAAGGAGATCGCGTATCTCCTGGCCAATCTGCCGATGGCGATCGTCGGGTTCGTCTACACCGTGTTCCTGGTCGGCGTGGGTGCCGGGCTCTCCGTCACCGTGATCGGGCTGCCCCTGCTCGCCCTGGGACTGCAGGGCGCGCGCGGTCTCGGCCGGGCCGAGCGCGGCCGGGCGCGGAGGATGCTCGGGGTCCGCGTCGAGGAGCCGAGCCCGATGGCGCGCGGGCGTCGGGACCAGGGCTTCTTCACCTGGCTGTGGTCGGGTCTGAAGGACCCGGTCGGCTGGCGGGCGTTGCTGTATTCGTTCATCCGGCTGCCGTGGGGTGTGGCGACGTTCGCCGTGACGCTGGTGAGCCTGTTCGTCCTCTGGCCCGTGCTCCCGTACCTCGCGCGCGGGCTGACGAACGCGGACCGGGCGATGGTGCGAGGGCTGCTCTCCCCCTCCGACGAGCTGGAGCGCAGGATCGCCGAGCTGGAGTCGGACCGGGGTGTGGTCGTGGACACGGCCGCCGCGGACCTGCGCCGCATCGAACGCGACCTCCACGACGGCGCACAGGCCCGCCTCGTCGCCCTCGCCATGGGCCTGGGGCTGGCGAAGGAGAAGCTCACGGACGATCCCGAGGCCGCCGCCCGCATGGTCGACGAGGCCCACGGCGAGGTCAAGGTCGCCCTCCAGGAACTCCGCGACCTCGCCCGCGGCATCCACCCCGCCGTCCTCACCGACCGCGGACTCGACGCGGCACTCTCCGCCATCGCCTCCCGCTGCACCGTCCCCGTGACCGTCTCGGTCGAGCTGCGGGCCCGGCCGGCCGAGGCCATCGAGGGCATCGCCTACTTCACGGTCTCCGAGCTCCTCCAGAACGTCAGCAAGCACAGCCGCGCCGGTCGGGCCTCCGTCGACGTGTGGCGGTCCGGTGACCGGCTGATGCTCCAGGTCCGGGACGACGGGAGGGGCGGCGCCCGGCTCGACGGCGGTACGGGCATGTCGGGGCTGGCGGAGCGGCTGGGAGCGGTCGACGGGATGTTCGTCCTGGACTCCCCCGAGGGCGGCCCGACCACGGTCACCGCCGAGCTGCCCTGGCGCGACCGCCTCGCCTCCGGGGCCGACCGCGCCGGTGCGGCGTGA